The Thalassotalea sp. 273M-4 genome includes a region encoding these proteins:
- the pnuC gene encoding nicotinamide riboside transporter PnuC, with translation MENILLYFLNLPFWEFIAVILSITYVVLVAQNNIWCWPAAFISTLLFTIIFFDVALLMESLLNVYYMAMAVFGWYKWQFHQQGAQYQELPIQRWRISTHVKLILGLSVLSLSLGFVMDNYTHADYAYLDTFTTVFAVFTTYLVTIKVIENWLYWMVINALSIYLFINKGLHPTALLAFINFVMCFVGWVKWHQVFKQQRGDQLAALKLS, from the coding sequence ATGGAAAATATTCTGCTTTATTTTTTAAATTTGCCATTTTGGGAATTTATCGCCGTTATTTTATCAATAACGTATGTGGTGTTGGTGGCGCAAAACAATATTTGGTGCTGGCCAGCTGCGTTTATCAGTACATTACTCTTTACCATCATCTTTTTTGATGTTGCATTGTTGATGGAAAGTTTACTTAATGTGTATTACATGGCGATGGCGGTTTTTGGGTGGTATAAATGGCAGTTTCATCAACAAGGCGCGCAATACCAAGAGTTGCCCATTCAGCGCTGGCGTATATCCACCCATGTTAAACTGATTCTGGGTTTGAGTGTGCTGAGTTTGTCTCTAGGTTTTGTTATGGACAACTACACTCATGCCGATTACGCCTATTTAGACACTTTCACTACCGTATTTGCTGTATTTACCACCTATTTAGTCACCATAAAGGTGATTGAGAACTGGCTTTATTGGATGGTGATAAATGCATTATCGATTTATTTGTTTATCAATAAGGGCCTACACCCAACCGCATTATTAGCGTTTATAAACTTTGTTATGTGCTTTGTAGGTTGGGTTAAATGGCATCAGGTGTTTAAGCAACAAAGAGGTGATCAACTCGCTGCACTAAAGCTGTCTTAA
- a CDS encoding sensor histidine kinase codes for MNWHEIIENRNRFFWLLHIGGWVGFGLVHYLGSLLHDLRDLFTWVIFLQAYAGAIFSYPLRFVYQKAWNLTPLKIALVMIVSSYVAGLLWQVVKNVTYWEIYKHGFRPDFWLYYTQSTLWSFYIMLSWSGLYFGIKYYQMLQQEKQKVLSANNMANQAQLKMLRYQLNPHFLFNTLNAISTLILINDNKTANGMVSRLSEFLRYSLELDPMKQVTLNQEVKALELYLDIEKVRFGDRLQVEYQVQKDCNKALVPSLILQPIVENAIKHAIAMKESNGVIAIKVGHFANDLQIEVSDNGPGAEIINGNLFRENGVGLANTRERLSALYGENYSLVASDNIPSGVKISIRIPFQQKYNNE; via the coding sequence TTGAATTGGCATGAAATTATAGAAAACCGTAATCGTTTTTTTTGGCTATTGCATATCGGCGGTTGGGTCGGTTTTGGTTTAGTTCACTATCTAGGTTCTTTATTACACGATTTAAGAGACCTATTCACTTGGGTTATTTTCTTACAAGCGTACGCCGGGGCCATTTTTTCATACCCACTTCGTTTTGTTTATCAAAAAGCATGGAATCTAACCCCACTAAAAATCGCCTTAGTGATGATTGTGTCTTCTTATGTTGCCGGCCTGCTATGGCAAGTGGTCAAAAATGTCACCTACTGGGAAATCTATAAGCACGGTTTTAGACCTGACTTTTGGTTATATTACACTCAATCGACTCTTTGGTCGTTTTATATCATGCTCAGTTGGAGTGGTTTGTACTTTGGTATTAAATACTACCAAATGCTTCAACAAGAAAAGCAAAAAGTACTGAGTGCAAATAATATGGCCAATCAAGCTCAGCTTAAAATGTTGCGTTATCAACTCAACCCACATTTTTTATTTAATACCTTAAATGCGATTTCGACGCTGATTTTAATCAATGACAATAAAACCGCTAATGGCATGGTTTCACGGTTAAGTGAGTTTTTACGCTATTCATTAGAGCTTGATCCAATGAAACAAGTGACATTGAATCAAGAAGTAAAAGCCTTAGAGCTCTACTTAGATATTGAAAAGGTCCGTTTTGGCGATAGGTTGCAAGTTGAATATCAAGTTCAAAAAGATTGTAATAAAGCCTTAGTGCCCAGTCTTATTCTCCAGCCCATTGTTGAAAATGCGATAAAACATGCAATTGCCATGAAAGAAAGTAATGGCGTTATTGCCATTAAGGTAGGGCACTTTGCTAATGACCTACAAATTGAAGTCAGTGACAATGGCCCCGGTGCTGAAATTATTAATGGAAATCTGTTTCGGGAAAATGGGGTTGGCCTTGCAAATACTCGAGAACGTCTATCGGCGCTGTATGGTGAAAATTATTCACTTGTAGCTAGTGACAATATCCCTTCAGGGGTTAAAATAAGCATAAGAATTCCTTTTCAACAAAAATACAATAATGAATGA
- a CDS encoding LytR/AlgR family response regulator transcription factor: MNDSLKTLIVDDEVLAQRGLEIRLQPFEKIEIIGCCSTGRTAIEKIVELKPDLVFLDIQMPGLNGFEVVKELKDVMDEMPRIVFVTAFDQYAIKAFEIHAIDYLLKPVNHDRLTLAIEKVAKDIAQAQDSEHKEKLVQFVSEITGNDCEQILQELANNTPVSINSYPQTLAIKDVGETSLVLTKDILCIDAAGDYMCVHTNSDTHILRKTMKQLEEMLDPKMFLRIHRSCIVNKQYIDKFGNHVNGEYYLILTNQKELKVSRSYKDKVKQAILG, translated from the coding sequence ATGAATGATTCGCTAAAAACACTTATCGTCGATGATGAAGTACTGGCTCAAAGAGGGTTAGAAATCCGTTTACAACCCTTTGAAAAGATAGAAATCATTGGATGCTGCTCAACAGGGCGCACAGCCATTGAGAAAATCGTAGAGCTAAAACCCGACCTTGTGTTTTTAGACATTCAAATGCCTGGGTTAAATGGCTTTGAGGTTGTAAAAGAACTTAAAGATGTGATGGACGAAATGCCGCGCATTGTGTTTGTTACGGCCTTTGATCAATACGCCATAAAAGCCTTTGAAATCCACGCCATCGATTACCTGTTAAAACCGGTGAATCATGACAGGTTAACCCTGGCCATTGAAAAAGTGGCGAAAGATATCGCGCAAGCGCAAGACAGTGAGCATAAAGAAAAGTTGGTTCAATTTGTCAGCGAAATCACCGGTAATGATTGTGAACAAATATTACAAGAATTGGCGAATAACACCCCGGTATCGATAAATTCCTACCCTCAAACCCTCGCTATTAAGGATGTTGGGGAAACCAGCTTAGTTTTGACCAAAGATATTCTTTGTATTGATGCCGCGGGTGATTACATGTGTGTCCATACCAATAGTGACACCCATATTTTGCGTAAAACAATGAAACAGCTAGAAGAAATGCTCGACCCAAAAATGTTTTTACGTATTCATCGCTCGTGCATCGTTAATAAGCAATATATCGATAAATTTGGAAACCATGTAAATGGTGAATACTATTTGATTTTGACCAATCAAAAAGAGCTCAAAGTCAGTCGTAGCTATAAAGATAAAGTGAAACAAGCCATTTTAGGTTAG